In the genome of Myxococcus guangdongensis, one region contains:
- a CDS encoding glutathione S-transferase family protein yields the protein MRLYDCAASANGYKLRHVLSWLGRPYELIPVDIFAGESHTPDFLRHKNPAGRIPVLEPEPGRFLAESNAILLFLTEDTPLLPRDAFERAQVHQWLFFEQNCVEPNIGTARFWMLTGRARLHHPEVLRVRVEAGRAALSTLERHLRHADFLVGGRPTVADIGLYAYAHVAPDADLSLEDFPAVSRWLARVKDQPGHIGALAPYPANAMVAAT from the coding sequence ATGCGCCTCTACGACTGCGCGGCCTCCGCCAATGGGTACAAGCTGCGCCACGTGTTGTCCTGGCTCGGCCGTCCCTATGAGCTCATCCCCGTGGACATCTTCGCGGGCGAGAGCCATACGCCCGACTTCCTGCGCCACAAGAACCCCGCCGGGCGCATCCCCGTGCTGGAGCCCGAGCCCGGACGCTTCCTCGCCGAGTCCAACGCCATCCTCCTGTTCCTCACCGAGGACACGCCCCTCTTGCCTCGCGACGCCTTCGAGCGCGCCCAGGTCCACCAGTGGCTCTTCTTCGAGCAAAACTGCGTCGAGCCCAACATCGGCACCGCGCGCTTCTGGATGCTCACCGGGCGCGCGCGCCTGCATCATCCCGAGGTCCTTCGCGTGCGCGTCGAGGCTGGCCGCGCCGCGCTCTCCACGCTGGAGCGGCACCTGCGACATGCGGACTTCCTCGTCGGCGGGCGCCCCACCGTCGCGGACATCGGGCTGTATGCCTATGCGCATGTCGCGCCCGATGCGGACCTGTCGCTGGAGGACTTCCCCGCGGTGTCGCGTTGGCTCGCGCGGGTGAAGGACCAGCCCGGGCACATCGGCGCACTCGCCCCGTATCCGGCGAATGCGATGGTCGCCGCGACGTGA